In one window of Frigoriglobus tundricola DNA:
- the fhcD gene encoding formylmethanofuran--tetrahydromethanopterin N-formyltransferase — protein MTATRVLVTAATIGWARIAGQAATGYAASVIGCDAEAAVERELSATETPDGRPGVSLLFFGFSRDALQKAVVNRVAQCVLTCATTACFNGLTGDEGRSIRVGGMLRYFGDGWQISKLLGGKRYWRMPTMDGEFLCEDVFGTVKGVGGGNFLILGETQSLTLAAAEAAVAAVRAVPGVIAPFPGGVVRSGSKVGSKYKKLKASTNDAYCPTLRGVVASALPEGVNAVYEVVIDGLDLACVEKATWEGMLAASRCPGVKQLTAGNYGGKLGPHHIHLAKLLAGP, from the coding sequence ATGACCGCGACCCGCGTGCTGGTCACCGCGGCCACGATCGGATGGGCGCGGATCGCCGGGCAGGCCGCGACCGGCTACGCCGCGAGCGTCATCGGCTGCGACGCCGAGGCCGCCGTGGAGCGCGAGCTGAGCGCGACCGAAACCCCGGACGGGCGACCGGGGGTTTCTCTGCTGTTCTTCGGCTTCAGTCGCGATGCGCTTCAAAAAGCGGTCGTGAACCGCGTCGCCCAGTGCGTCCTGACGTGCGCGACCACGGCCTGCTTCAACGGCCTGACCGGCGACGAGGGCCGGTCCATCCGCGTGGGCGGGATGCTCCGCTACTTCGGCGACGGCTGGCAGATCAGCAAGCTCCTCGGCGGCAAACGGTACTGGCGCATGCCGACGATGGACGGCGAGTTCCTGTGCGAAGACGTGTTCGGCACGGTGAAGGGCGTCGGCGGCGGGAACTTCCTCATCCTGGGCGAAACGCAATCACTCACGCTCGCGGCGGCGGAAGCGGCGGTCGCGGCGGTCCGAGCCGTCCCCGGCGTGATCGCGCCGTTTCCCGGCGGCGTGGTGCGGAGCGGGAGCAAGGTGGGGAGCAAGTACAAGAAGCTCAAAGCGAGTACGAACGACGCCTACTGCCCGACCCTTCGTGGGGTGGTGGCGTCGGCGCTCCCGGAGGGCGTGAACGCGGTGTACGAGGTCGTGATCGACGGCCTCGATCTCGCGTGCGTGGAAAAAGCGACCTGGGAGGGGATGCTGGCGGCGAGCCGGTGTCCGGGGGTGAAACAGCTCACCGCGGGCAACTATGGCGGGAAGCTCGGCCCGCACCACATCCACCTCGCGAAACTGCTCGCGGGGCCGTGA
- a CDS encoding efflux RND transporter periplasmic adaptor subunit: MLDEEIEHLPPRHRAAFVLCCLEGKTGEEAGRLLGCPAGTVSSRLTRARERLRARLTRRGFAPAALLVIGAVRDAGAGTVPNALVESVLRAAPAFSTAFLNDRPPTRPSAVAEGVVRTMFINKLRLISTLLAAGLLVVGAALGVGRARDGDDTDPPPPLSKVAVTAPADDPPRAPVVRVTKPQPGALDRLSDWSCVAEPSHKVTLVPEVTGVLKRVNADIGDRVKAGQLLAEIDAPALVLDERQAAVGVAQAEAGLKEAEARVATAKAEIEAAKVAVMAREADVARAKGTVTIRKQQFDLTKSASGGGGSMVEVIHSQEQLHLAEGLAEAAAVGVASAKTNQLVKESMWVQAVAAVGTARQNIEAAKIGLDRARLAVAHTRITAPFDGVVAQRGCSAGQHVRPGERSEEPLFTVMRTDVVRVWFPVSQGEQQLIEPGQEATVNFGSTGGTGKVTRVGATLDPRTVTLRVEIDLPNPKGDIRPGAQGRVTVKRKGPADALRVPAGAVFALPQAKPDDLEKAVYVYKGGKARATRVAVSHQNSEEAEIVWGLTAEDQVVTDPKGLVPRAEIAVEIENSAPKK, from the coding sequence GTGCTGGACGAGGAAATCGAGCACCTTCCGCCCCGGCACCGTGCCGCGTTCGTTCTGTGCTGCCTCGAAGGGAAAACGGGCGAAGAGGCCGGCCGGCTGCTCGGTTGCCCGGCCGGGACCGTGTCCTCGCGCTTGACCCGCGCGCGGGAGCGGCTCCGCGCCCGCCTGACCCGGCGCGGGTTCGCCCCGGCCGCCCTGCTCGTTATCGGTGCGGTTCGCGACGCCGGTGCCGGGACCGTGCCCAACGCCCTCGTCGAGTCCGTATTGCGGGCCGCGCCAGCGTTCTCAACCGCGTTTCTCAATGACAGGCCACCGACCCGCCCCTCCGCGGTCGCTGAAGGAGTTGTCAGAACCATGTTCATCAACAAACTCCGACTCATCTCGACCCTGCTCGCCGCCGGCCTGCTGGTGGTCGGCGCCGCGCTCGGGGTCGGTCGCGCCCGCGATGGGGATGACACCGATCCGCCACCGCCACTCTCCAAAGTCGCGGTGACCGCACCCGCGGACGACCCGCCCCGCGCTCCGGTCGTCCGGGTCACGAAGCCGCAACCGGGCGCTCTGGATCGGCTGTCCGACTGGTCGTGCGTCGCGGAACCGAGCCACAAGGTCACGCTCGTTCCCGAGGTGACCGGCGTCCTGAAGCGGGTGAACGCGGACATCGGCGACCGGGTGAAGGCCGGGCAACTGCTGGCCGAGATCGACGCGCCGGCGCTGGTGCTGGACGAGCGCCAGGCGGCCGTCGGGGTCGCGCAAGCTGAGGCCGGGCTCAAAGAGGCGGAGGCCCGTGTCGCGACGGCGAAAGCCGAGATCGAGGCCGCGAAGGTGGCGGTGATGGCGCGAGAGGCTGACGTTGCCAGAGCAAAGGGGACGGTCACGATTCGGAAGCAGCAATTCGACCTCACGAAGAGTGCGTCGGGGGGCGGGGGGAGCATGGTCGAAGTTATCCACAGTCAGGAACAACTCCACCTGGCCGAGGGGCTCGCGGAAGCTGCGGCGGTCGGCGTGGCTAGTGCGAAGACAAACCAGTTGGTGAAAGAGTCGATGTGGGTACAGGCGGTGGCGGCGGTGGGTACCGCGCGACAGAACATCGAAGCCGCGAAGATCGGCCTGGACCGGGCGCGCCTCGCGGTCGCCCACACCCGGATCACGGCCCCCTTCGATGGCGTTGTTGCCCAGCGCGGGTGTTCCGCCGGGCAACACGTCCGTCCCGGCGAGCGGTCCGAAGAACCGCTGTTCACAGTCATGCGGACGGACGTTGTGCGGGTCTGGTTTCCCGTGTCCCAAGGGGAACAGCAATTGATCGAACCGGGCCAGGAAGCCACAGTGAACTTCGGGAGCACAGGGGGGACCGGAAAAGTGACCCGCGTGGGGGCGACACTTGATCCGAGGACTGTGACGTTGCGGGTGGAAATCGACCTGCCGAACCCGAAGGGAGACATCCGGCCGGGCGCTCAAGGGAGGGTGACCGTGAAGCGTAAGGGGCCGGCCGATGCCTTACGGGTGCCGGCGGGCGCGGTGTTCGCGTTGCCGCAGGCGAAGCCGGACGATCTCGAAAAGGCGGTGTACGTGTACAAGGGCGGGAAGGCACGGGCGACGCGGGTGGCGGTGTCCCACCAGAACTCGGAAGAAGCAGAGATCGTGTGGGGGCTGACGGCCGAAGATCAGGTCGTGACCGACCCGAAGGGGTTGGTCCCGCGGGCCGAGATCGCGGTCGAGATCGAGAACTCCGCGCCGAAGAAGTAG
- a CDS encoding alpha/beta hydrolase, whose amino-acid sequence MRTAVALLLLSTVPPLRAAEPKAHRDIAYSDPKTEKQTLDVYAPAEGQQMPVVVFIHGGGWQSGDKKEVDKKPRAFADRGFVFVSVNYRLLPNATITQMGQDVAKAIRWVRDHAKDYGGAPDALFVTGHSAGAQLAALVCTDESYLKAEKMSLAAIRGCIPNDGDTYDVPLQIQTVEQKRADIYRKKFGDEESQKALSPVTHAAKDKHIPPFLILHVATHPEVKMQSEKLAKALTDAGVLARAYPADGKTHLTINSELGAADDKATKEMFEFIQERLKK is encoded by the coding sequence ATGCGTACCGCCGTCGCCCTTCTCCTTCTGTCCACCGTACCGCCGCTGCGAGCCGCGGAGCCGAAGGCGCACCGCGACATCGCGTACTCCGACCCGAAGACCGAGAAACAGACCCTCGACGTGTACGCCCCGGCCGAGGGCCAGCAGATGCCCGTCGTCGTCTTCATCCACGGCGGCGGGTGGCAGAGCGGGGACAAGAAGGAGGTGGACAAGAAGCCCCGGGCGTTCGCGGACCGGGGGTTCGTGTTCGTTTCGGTCAATTACCGGCTCCTTCCGAACGCCACCATCACCCAGATGGGACAGGACGTGGCGAAGGCGATCCGGTGGGTCCGCGACCACGCAAAGGACTACGGCGGCGCCCCCGACGCGCTGTTCGTAACGGGCCACTCGGCGGGCGCGCAACTCGCCGCACTCGTTTGCACCGACGAGAGCTACTTGAAGGCAGAGAAAATGTCGCTGGCGGCGATCCGGGGGTGCATTCCGAACGACGGCGACACCTACGACGTGCCGCTCCAGATCCAGACCGTGGAGCAAAAGCGGGCAGACATCTACCGGAAGAAGTTCGGTGACGAGGAGAGCCAGAAGGCGCTGTCACCGGTCACGCACGCGGCCAAAGACAAGCACATCCCGCCCTTTCTGATCCTGCACGTCGCCACGCACCCCGAAGTGAAGATGCAGTCCGAAAAGCTCGCGAAGGCGCTGACCGACGCCGGCGTGCTGGCGCGGGCGTATCCCGCCGACGGCAAGACGCACCTGACGATCAACTCTGAGCTGGGCGCAGCCGACGACAAGGCGACGAAGGAGATGTTCGAGTTCATCCAGGAGCGTCTGAAAAAGTGA